A genomic segment from Melanotaenia boesemani isolate fMelBoe1 chromosome 9, fMelBoe1.pri, whole genome shotgun sequence encodes:
- the gmfg gene encoding glia maturation factor gamma: protein MSSSLVVCEVDESLKEKLKKFRFRKETNNAAILMKIDMEKQLVILEEEFEDISLDDLRDELPERQPRYIVYSYKYVHSDGRVSYPLCFIFSSPMGCKPEQQMMYAGSKNRLVQAAELTKVFETRNADDLTEEWLKNQLSFFR from the exons ATG TCAAGCTCTCTGGTTGTGTGTGAAGTGGATGAAagtctgaaagaaaaactgaaaaagtttaGATTTCGAAAAGAGACCAACAATGCTGCAATACTAA TGAAAATAGACATGGAGAAACAACTTGTTATCCTTGAAGAGGAATTTGAG GACATCTCCCTGGATGACCTCAGAGATGAGCTTCCAGAGCGCCAACCCAG ATACATTGTCTACAGCTACAAATATGTCCATTCAGATGGAAGGGTGTCTTACCCCCTCTGCTTCATTTTCTCCAGTCCAATGG GGTGTAAGCCAGAGCAGCAGATGATGTACGCAGGCAGCAAGAATCGACTGGTCCAGGCTGCAGAGCTCACAAAG GTCTTCGAAACAAGAAATGCTGATGACTTGACAGAAGAATGGCTGAAGAACCAGCTCTCATTTTTTCGTTGA